The Notoacmeibacter ruber DNA segment CGGATTACCCAGCGTACGATCCAGCCGCGAAGGTTCGGTTTGGTAGAGGGTGAGACCCATAGTCCCGCGCTCGACTAGCTTGGCAACATGCTGTCAACACATCGGATGTTGACAGCATGCTGTCAAGTCTAGAAGTTTGCTCCAACGTCTTCCGAACTGGAGTATCTCTGCCGATGTCGTCCGATCCGATAACCCGGCTCATCCTCGCGATCATGCGCGCCAACAGCCGTCTGATCTTGAGAGGGGACCAGTTGACGGCGCCGATCGGGCTGACGAGTGCGCGCTGGCAGGTCTTGGGAAGCGTGGCGGAGGTGGACTCGGCGCGGACGGTCTCGGAACTGGCACGGGGTCTCGGCGTCTCGCGACAGGGCGTACAGCGGATCTGCGGCGAACTGGTCGCGGAGGGAACCCTCGCCTATCAGCCGAACCCCTGCCACAAGCGTGCGCAGCTCGTCGTCTTCACCACAGAAGGGCGCCGCCTGTACGACCGCGCGCTGGCTGTGCAGGCTCCTTGGGCGCGATCGCTGGCCGAAAACCTGACGCCCGAGCAGATCGAAACCGCCACGATTGCCCTCGGCGTCCTGACAAGCCGCTTGGAGGAAGAGTTGCAGGGTGTCAGAGCAACGGTTGTCGAATGACCTTGTCTTCGGTCTGAAGCGATGTCCGCTTCAGACATCGGTTAGCGAACTGCTTAACGTCGTACGAGAGGCGGGACCGGACATGACTACGCCCGGCGGAAGCGGCGGCTTCGTCCGCATTGCGGCCGCTCGCGCCAGCCGCAGCGAAGGTCCGCTTCGGCTTAGGCCGCCCGGTCAGAGGTAATGCTTCTGACGAAAAAGGCAGAACTATGTGGTGCTGTTCAGAAGGCTGGAATGGTGGGCGGTACTGGGATTGAACC contains these protein-coding regions:
- a CDS encoding MarR family winged helix-turn-helix transcriptional regulator; its protein translation is MSSDPITRLILAIMRANSRLILRGDQLTAPIGLTSARWQVLGSVAEVDSARTVSELARGLGVSRQGVQRICGELVAEGTLAYQPNPCHKRAQLVVFTTEGRRLYDRALAVQAPWARSLAENLTPEQIETATIALGVLTSRLEEELQGVRATVVE